A stretch of Saccharothrix texasensis DNA encodes these proteins:
- a CDS encoding ABC transporter ATP-binding protein — protein MREPLVELVDVEHRYRARGSDVPALGPLDLRVDPGEFLVVVGPSGSGKSTLLRLAGGFERPTTGAVRVLGGTPVAGRDVGTVFQQPRLFPWQTVGRNVATALRWAGVPRADRPRRTRELLDQVGLAELGPRRTWEISGGQQQRVAIARALAARPRLLLMDEPFAALDALTRERLQEDVRSLTDGDRGVVFVTHSVDEAVFLASRVVVLSDRPGRVALDLPVPLPRSGVSADELRGSADFAALRGEVAGAVRASAV, from the coding sequence GTGCGTGAGCCGCTGGTGGAGCTGGTCGACGTCGAGCACCGGTACCGGGCCCGGGGGTCCGACGTCCCGGCGCTCGGGCCGCTGGACCTGCGCGTGGACCCGGGGGAGTTCCTGGTCGTGGTGGGCCCGTCCGGGTCGGGCAAGAGCACCCTGCTGCGACTGGCCGGCGGGTTCGAGCGGCCCACGACGGGCGCGGTCCGGGTGCTCGGCGGGACGCCGGTGGCGGGCCGGGACGTCGGCACGGTGTTCCAGCAGCCCCGGTTGTTCCCGTGGCAGACGGTGGGCCGCAACGTCGCCACCGCGCTGCGCTGGGCGGGCGTGCCGCGCGCCGACCGCCCGCGGCGGACCCGGGAGCTGCTCGACCAGGTCGGCTTGGCCGAGCTGGGACCGCGCCGCACGTGGGAGATCTCCGGCGGGCAGCAGCAGCGGGTGGCGATCGCGCGGGCGCTCGCCGCCCGGCCGCGCCTGCTGCTGATGGACGAGCCGTTCGCCGCGCTGGACGCGCTGACCCGCGAGCGGCTCCAAGAGGACGTCCGCTCCCTGACCGACGGCGATCGGGGCGTGGTGTTCGTGACGCACAGCGTGGACGAGGCCGTGTTCCTGGCCAGCCGCGTGGTCGTGCTGTCCGACCGGCCGGGTCGGGTGGCGCTGGACCTGCCCGTTCCGCTGCCCCGGTCCGGGGTGTCGGCCGACGAGCTGCGCGGGTCGGCGGACTTCGCCGCGCTGCGCGGCGAGGTGGCGGGCGCCGTCCGGGCCTCGGCGGTCTGA
- a CDS encoding TauD/TfdA dioxygenase family protein: protein MTHIEPLTPTLGARVTGVDLNDITSAEAASALRAALVEHKVLVFPNQSLTPTSHRAFAGALGELTPAHPVVPGLDADHPEIYVLDASDGGKAPVWHTDVTFMARPPLGSVLRAVTLPPTGGDTCWTDLEAAYSSLSAPVRALADKLTALHDGRKDFEEYLHERLGGEGGTWEGRRVRSLEPVEHPVVRTHPESGRRSLFVNPGFTTRLLGVTEAESRALLDVFFAAVGRPEFTVRHRWAEGDVVVWDNRSTAHYAVDDYGDRRRVMHRITLRGDVPVGV, encoded by the coding sequence GTGACGCACATCGAGCCGCTCACCCCGACCCTCGGCGCCCGGGTCACCGGCGTCGACCTCAACGACATCACCTCCGCCGAGGCGGCCTCGGCGCTGCGGGCGGCCCTGGTGGAGCACAAGGTGCTGGTGTTCCCGAACCAGTCGCTGACCCCGACGTCGCACCGGGCGTTCGCCGGCGCGCTGGGGGAGCTGACGCCGGCGCACCCCGTCGTGCCCGGTCTGGACGCCGACCACCCCGAGATCTACGTGCTCGACGCGAGCGACGGCGGCAAGGCGCCGGTGTGGCACACGGACGTCACCTTCATGGCCCGTCCGCCGCTGGGTTCGGTGCTGCGGGCGGTGACGCTGCCGCCGACCGGCGGCGACACCTGCTGGACGGACCTGGAGGCGGCGTACTCGTCCTTGTCGGCTCCGGTGCGCGCGCTGGCGGACAAGCTGACCGCGCTGCACGACGGTCGCAAGGACTTCGAGGAGTACCTGCACGAGCGGCTGGGCGGCGAGGGCGGCACGTGGGAGGGTCGGCGTGTCCGGTCGCTGGAACCGGTGGAGCACCCCGTGGTGCGCACGCACCCCGAGTCGGGACGGCGCAGCCTGTTCGTCAACCCGGGGTTCACCACGCGGCTGCTCGGCGTGACGGAAGCGGAGAGCAGGGCGCTGCTGGACGTCTTCTTCGCGGCGGTGGGCCGACCCGAGTTCACCGTGCGGCACCGGTGGGCCGAGGGGGACGTGGTGGTCTGGGACAACCGGAGCACGGCGCACTACGCGGTGGACGACTACGGGGACCGGCGGCGGGTGATGCACCGGATCACCCTGCGCGGCGACGTGCCGGTCGGGGTCTGA
- a CDS encoding glycosyl hydrolase 115 family protein yields MTTTSRPGVDAPRRRRRFPASRRGLPAILALLVLAALLPAVVLAARAPDASAAEADYLSFSPVDGGFTLAASGRAAPLFVSGGDFPGVVRVVNDLRDDVERVTGARPTVSTGTPTSGEVVLVGTLGRSPLIDGLVSAGKLDVSRIRGKWETSLQQVVESPVAGVSRALVIAGSDQRGTIFGAYDVSRRIGVSPWHYFDDVPARKHSALYVRPGSHTQGTPAVKYRGVFINDENPSTGRWARATFGPGLAPGYGSGLNRLYYEKVFEAMLRLKANYLWPAVWGRAFAEDDPQNHATATRYGVVMGSSHEAPMMRGIEEWKRNPTRYGGNGEWSFVRNRTAVQDYWADGVKRMEREKFEGVVTLGMRGDGDTSLPDGDGIDLMRDIIASQRQILDRESTAPLDQIPQVFTLYKEVQRYWDRGLRPPDDVTVVFADDNWGNLRKVPDPASAPRSGGYGLYYHFDYVGGGRNYKWVDTINLANTREQLNLSYRSGIDRLWVVNVGDLKNEEAPTQFFLDYAWNPDAIPADGVEEWTRGYAAQNFGDQAAPAIAEVLHTYGQLQARRKPEATNRRYTRGATGAITTDDAMTPYSIENYGELDRVTAEWQELAAKADAVGRGLPAADRDAYHQLVLYPAKATANLYALRKAQFLNRWYASQGRAATNDLAATAEARLADDVAMSNHYNNTLAGGKWTGWQTQTKIGYGDKARYGNNASWQEPPDPDQIYPALQRITVPSAASMGVAIDGSLNWWPNATSQPVLPVFSPYQAQPAQHIEVFNRGSSSFDYRITPSAPWLTATTASGTVTKQIRATLRVDWAKAPTGRTAVPITVTGAGRTVTVQAVVDNPATAPVDGFVEANGYVSVDADHYAQAVDGNGVTWERLPGIGLTGAGVQPSPVTAADQTPGGSGAHLEYRVNLTTTGPVTVWAHLSPRNNVRPGSGVEYAVSLDDQAPKTVDITAATGSDDTAMNKGWEMNTLDAVNRTSTTFTVSSPGVHTVKFWVVDPTVVLQKLLIDTGGLKPSHLGPPESLRASPDDPTTTTTTSSSSTTTTTTTTTTTTSPGPAGCTASVSVNQWTGGFTATVKVTAGSSAVDRWTVALTLPSGATVTNAWNARRSGDTGAIRWTNETYNGRVTAGQSTEFGFQGTGVGTGLAPTCATG; encoded by the coding sequence GTGACAACGACATCGAGGCCGGGCGTCGACGCGCCGCGCCGGCGAAGGCGGTTCCCCGCGTCGCGGCGGGGCCTGCCCGCGATCCTCGCCCTGCTCGTCCTGGCGGCGTTGCTGCCCGCGGTCGTGCTGGCCGCCCGCGCGCCCGACGCGTCCGCCGCCGAGGCCGACTACCTCTCGTTCAGCCCGGTCGACGGCGGGTTCACGCTGGCCGCGAGCGGCCGGGCGGCCCCGCTGTTCGTCAGCGGCGGCGACTTCCCGGGCGTCGTGCGGGTGGTGAACGACCTGCGTGACGACGTGGAGCGCGTCACCGGCGCACGGCCGACCGTCTCCACGGGCACGCCGACGTCCGGCGAGGTGGTGCTGGTCGGCACCCTCGGGCGGAGTCCGCTGATCGACGGCCTGGTCTCCGCCGGGAAGCTGGACGTCAGCCGCATCCGCGGCAAGTGGGAGACCTCGCTCCAGCAGGTGGTCGAGAGCCCGGTGGCGGGGGTCAGCCGGGCGTTGGTGATCGCGGGCAGCGACCAGCGCGGCACGATCTTCGGCGCCTACGACGTCTCCCGGCGGATCGGGGTGTCGCCGTGGCACTACTTCGACGACGTGCCCGCCCGCAAGCACAGCGCGCTCTACGTGCGTCCGGGCAGCCACACGCAGGGCACCCCGGCGGTGAAGTACCGGGGCGTGTTCATCAACGACGAGAACCCGTCGACCGGCCGGTGGGCGCGGGCGACGTTCGGACCGGGCCTGGCGCCCGGCTACGGCTCCGGGTTGAACCGCCTGTACTACGAGAAGGTCTTCGAGGCCATGCTCCGGTTGAAGGCCAACTACCTGTGGCCGGCGGTGTGGGGGCGGGCGTTCGCCGAGGACGACCCGCAGAACCACGCCACCGCCACCCGCTACGGCGTGGTGATGGGCTCCTCCCACGAGGCGCCCATGATGCGCGGCATCGAGGAGTGGAAGCGCAACCCCACCCGTTACGGCGGCAACGGCGAGTGGAGCTTCGTGCGCAACCGCACCGCCGTGCAGGACTACTGGGCCGACGGCGTCAAGCGCATGGAGCGGGAGAAGTTCGAGGGCGTCGTGACCCTGGGGATGCGCGGTGACGGTGACACCAGCCTGCCCGACGGCGACGGCATCGACCTGATGCGGGACATCATCGCCAGTCAGCGCCAGATCCTCGACCGGGAGAGCACCGCGCCGCTCGACCAGATCCCGCAGGTCTTCACGCTCTACAAGGAGGTCCAGCGCTACTGGGACCGCGGCCTGCGCCCGCCGGACGACGTCACGGTCGTCTTCGCGGACGACAACTGGGGCAACCTGCGCAAGGTCCCCGACCCGGCGTCGGCGCCCCGCTCGGGCGGTTACGGCCTGTACTACCACTTCGACTACGTGGGCGGCGGCCGGAACTACAAGTGGGTCGACACCATCAACCTGGCCAACACCCGCGAACAGCTCAACCTGTCCTACCGCAGCGGTATCGACCGGCTCTGGGTGGTCAACGTCGGCGACCTGAAGAACGAGGAGGCGCCCACCCAGTTCTTCCTCGACTACGCCTGGAACCCCGACGCCATCCCCGCCGACGGCGTCGAGGAGTGGACCCGGGGGTACGCCGCCCAGAACTTCGGCGACCAGGCCGCGCCCGCGATCGCCGAGGTGCTGCACACCTACGGGCAGCTCCAGGCGCGCCGCAAGCCCGAGGCGACCAACCGGCGCTACACCCGCGGCGCCACCGGTGCGATCACCACCGACGACGCGATGACCCCGTACAGCATCGAGAACTACGGCGAGCTGGACCGGGTGACCGCCGAGTGGCAGGAGCTCGCCGCGAAGGCCGACGCGGTCGGACGAGGTCTGCCGGCGGCCGACCGGGACGCCTACCACCAGCTCGTGCTCTACCCGGCGAAGGCGACCGCCAACCTGTACGCGCTGCGCAAGGCGCAGTTCCTCAACCGCTGGTACGCGTCACAGGGGCGGGCGGCGACCAACGACCTCGCCGCGACCGCCGAGGCCCGGCTCGCCGACGACGTGGCGATGTCCAACCACTACAACAACACCCTCGCCGGTGGCAAGTGGACCGGCTGGCAGACCCAGACCAAGATCGGCTACGGCGACAAGGCCCGCTACGGGAACAACGCCAGTTGGCAGGAGCCACCGGACCCGGACCAGATCTACCCGGCGCTGCAACGCATCACCGTGCCGTCGGCGGCGTCGATGGGCGTGGCGATCGACGGTTCGCTGAACTGGTGGCCCAACGCCACCAGCCAACCCGTCCTGCCGGTGTTCAGCCCGTACCAGGCGCAACCCGCCCAGCACATCGAGGTGTTCAACCGGGGCAGCAGCTCGTTCGACTACCGGATCACGCCGTCGGCGCCGTGGCTGACCGCCACCACCGCGAGCGGCACCGTGACCAAGCAGATCCGCGCCACCCTGCGGGTCGACTGGGCCAAGGCGCCGACCGGGAGGACCGCGGTGCCGATCACCGTCACCGGCGCGGGCCGCACCGTGACCGTGCAAGCGGTGGTGGACAACCCGGCCACCGCCCCGGTGGACGGGTTCGTGGAGGCGAACGGCTACGTCTCCGTCGACGCCGACCACTACGCCCAGGCCGTCGACGGCAACGGCGTCACGTGGGAGCGGCTCCCCGGCATCGGCCTCACCGGAGCCGGCGTGCAGCCCTCCCCGGTGACCGCCGCCGACCAGACGCCGGGCGGCTCGGGCGCGCACCTGGAGTACCGGGTGAACCTCACCACGACCGGCCCGGTCACCGTCTGGGCACACCTGTCGCCGCGCAACAACGTGCGACCGGGCAGCGGGGTCGAGTACGCCGTCTCGCTCGACGACCAGGCGCCCAAGACGGTCGACATCACGGCCGCGACCGGCTCCGACGACACCGCCATGAACAAGGGCTGGGAGATGAACACCCTCGACGCGGTGAACCGCACCTCCACCACGTTCACCGTCTCCTCCCCCGGTGTGCACACGGTGAAGTTCTGGGTCGTCGACCCCACCGTCGTGCTGCAGAAGCTCCTGATCGACACCGGTGGTCTCAAACCCAGCCACCTGGGCCCGCCGGAGAGCCTCCGGGCTTCCCCCGACGACCCGACGACGACCACCACCACCAGCAGCAGCAGCACTACGACAACGACCACCACGACTACCACGACCACCTCACCCGGTCCGGCCGGGTGCACCGCCTCGGTGTCGGTCAACCAGTGGACGGGTGGTTTCACCGCCACCGTGAAGGTCACCGCCGGGTCGTCGGCCGTCGACCGCTGGACCGTGGCGCTCACGCTGCCGTCCGGCGCGACCGTCACCAACGCCTGGAACGCCCGGCGCAGCGGTGACACCGGCGCCATCCGGTGGACCAACGAGACCTACAACGGCCGCGTCACCGCGGGCCAGTCCACCGAGTTCGGCTTCCAGGGCACCGGGGTCGGCACCGGCCTCGCGCCGACCTGCGCCACCGGCTGA
- a CDS encoding RICIN domain-containing protein, which produces MNRPPKARRLLARLSLVALTVAATAVAVASPAQAAPGYVYTTFKGDAAADQELWVYSSSNGTNFSVLADTGYRGPSGVLRDPSVIQHNGLYYVAHTVQSWTTNSTHFNIASSPDLVNWTHVTSVNSGVADTRFTWAPEFYVENGTVRVIVSIAQTTCSDCFRPYVFTAQNSALTSWSGPAQMGGLGYNHIDTYVVKSDSTYHAFAKNETSKYVEHWTSTSLTGGWSDQGRLWSSGYEGPAVLRMADGSWRIWVDKYTNGGIWTATSSNLGSWSGLSQITCPGCRHGTILPVSDVPGAAPAYRVTNRNSGKVMDVVSASTADSAEVKQWTWNGGGNQKWQFQDAGSGYFRIVNQNSGKCLDVASASTADGANVIQYTCGGGANQQWQWQATGSYYRIVARHSGKCLDVVASGTGDGADVQQYACGSGANQQWSRTQS; this is translated from the coding sequence GTGAACAGACCGCCGAAGGCCCGGCGCCTGCTGGCCCGACTCAGCCTCGTGGCGCTCACCGTCGCCGCGACCGCGGTGGCCGTCGCGTCACCCGCGCAGGCCGCACCCGGCTACGTCTACACCACGTTCAAGGGTGACGCGGCCGCCGACCAGGAGCTCTGGGTCTACTCCTCGTCCAACGGCACGAACTTCTCCGTGCTGGCCGACACCGGCTACCGCGGCCCGTCCGGGGTGCTGCGCGACCCCAGCGTCATCCAGCACAACGGGCTCTACTACGTCGCCCACACCGTCCAGTCGTGGACGACGAACTCAACACACTTCAACATCGCCTCCAGCCCCGACCTGGTCAACTGGACGCACGTGACCAGCGTCAACTCCGGCGTCGCCGACACGCGGTTCACGTGGGCGCCCGAGTTCTACGTCGAGAACGGCACCGTCCGGGTCATCGTGAGCATCGCCCAGACGACGTGCTCCGACTGCTTCCGCCCCTACGTCTTCACCGCCCAGAACAGCGCGCTGACCTCGTGGAGCGGGCCGGCGCAGATGGGCGGCCTCGGCTACAACCACATCGACACCTACGTGGTGAAGTCGGACAGCACCTACCACGCCTTCGCCAAGAACGAGACCTCCAAGTACGTCGAGCACTGGACCAGCACCAGCCTCACCGGCGGGTGGAGCGACCAGGGCCGGTTGTGGAGCTCGGGCTACGAGGGACCGGCCGTGCTGCGGATGGCCGACGGCTCCTGGCGCATCTGGGTCGACAAGTACACCAACGGCGGCATCTGGACGGCCACCAGCTCGAACCTGGGCTCCTGGTCGGGCCTGAGCCAGATCACCTGCCCCGGCTGCCGGCACGGCACGATCCTGCCGGTCTCCGACGTGCCCGGCGCGGCGCCCGCCTACCGCGTGACCAACCGCAACAGCGGCAAGGTGATGGACGTCGTGTCCGCCTCGACCGCGGACAGCGCCGAGGTCAAGCAGTGGACCTGGAACGGCGGCGGCAACCAGAAGTGGCAGTTCCAGGACGCGGGCAGCGGCTACTTCCGCATCGTCAACCAGAACAGCGGCAAGTGCCTGGACGTGGCGAGCGCCTCCACCGCCGACGGGGCCAACGTCATCCAGTACACCTGCGGCGGCGGCGCCAACCAGCAGTGGCAGTGGCAGGCCACCGGCAGCTACTACCGGATCGTCGCGCGGCACAGCGGCAAGTGCCTGGACGTCGTCGCCTCCGGCACCGGTGACGGCGCCGACGTCCAGCAGTACGCCTGCGGCAGCGGCGCCAACCAGCAGTGGAGCCGCACCCAGTCCTGA
- a CDS encoding SGNH/GDSL hydrolase family protein translates to MSKASSFVSLAAAAALVLASQAIGATPSSTAEEHWVHSWASMPQLTESSNMPPAPFTQNGVVLANATLRQTVHVSAGGDQLRLRFSNAFGGAPLPITAVTIARPRGGAAGVNAIEPGTSRPVTFRGRGSTTVQRGAEVVSDPVAFPVQAQANLTVTTYLAQGQASTGITSHPGSRTTSHLLAGNHVNTETMNGSTPTDHWYFLHGLEVLSEPDTAAVVVLGDSLTDGRGSTTNANNRWPDLLLARLQTRPDTAGTAVVNQAAGGNRVLRDGLGPNALSRLDRDVLAQSGVEWLVVFEGVNDIGGAPATQADQQLIGTELIDAYDQIITRAHAQGIRVHGATITPFGGNGYDDATGHRERTRQAVNTWIRTSGRFDAVIDFDQTVRDPAQPRRLNAAYDTGDHLHLNPAGYRALADAVPADLFTTG, encoded by the coding sequence ATGAGCAAGGCGTCATCGTTCGTCAGCCTGGCCGCCGCGGCGGCCCTCGTCCTCGCGTCGCAGGCGATCGGCGCGACCCCGTCCTCCACCGCCGAGGAGCACTGGGTGCACAGCTGGGCCTCGATGCCCCAGCTGACCGAGTCGTCCAACATGCCGCCCGCGCCGTTCACCCAGAACGGCGTGGTCCTGGCCAACGCGACCCTGCGCCAGACCGTCCACGTCTCCGCGGGCGGCGACCAGCTGAGGTTGCGGTTCTCCAACGCCTTCGGCGGCGCGCCGCTGCCCATCACCGCCGTGACGATCGCCCGACCGCGGGGCGGGGCGGCCGGCGTCAACGCGATCGAGCCCGGCACCTCCCGGCCGGTCACCTTCCGCGGTCGCGGCTCCACCACCGTGCAGCGGGGCGCGGAGGTCGTCTCCGACCCGGTCGCGTTCCCCGTCCAGGCGCAGGCCAACCTGACCGTCACCACATACCTGGCCCAGGGCCAGGCATCCACCGGCATCACCTCCCACCCCGGCTCGCGCACCACGTCGCACCTGCTGGCCGGCAACCACGTGAACACCGAGACCATGAACGGCTCCACGCCCACCGACCACTGGTACTTCCTGCACGGCCTCGAAGTGCTGTCCGAACCGGACACGGCCGCCGTCGTGGTGCTCGGCGACTCCCTGACCGACGGCCGCGGCTCCACCACCAACGCCAACAACCGGTGGCCCGACCTGCTCCTGGCCCGGCTCCAGACCCGACCGGACACCGCCGGCACCGCCGTGGTCAACCAAGCCGCCGGCGGCAACCGCGTGCTGCGCGACGGCCTCGGCCCCAACGCCCTGTCCCGCCTGGACCGCGACGTGCTCGCGCAGAGCGGGGTCGAGTGGCTCGTGGTGTTCGAGGGCGTCAACGACATCGGCGGCGCACCGGCCACCCAGGCCGACCAACAGCTGATCGGCACGGAGCTGATCGACGCCTACGACCAGATCATCACCCGCGCCCACGCCCAGGGCATCCGGGTCCACGGCGCCACGATCACCCCGTTCGGCGGCAACGGCTACGACGACGCCACCGGTCACCGGGAGCGGACCCGTCAGGCGGTCAACACGTGGATCCGCACCAGCGGGCGCTTCGACGCCGTCATCGACTTCGACCAGACCGTGCGCGACCCGGCCCAACCGCGCCGCCTCAACGCCGCCTACGACACGGGCGACCACCTCCACCTCAACCCCGCCGGCTACCGCGCCTTGGCGGACGCCGTGCCGGCGGACCTGTTCACCACCGGCTGA
- a CDS encoding glycoside hydrolase family 43 protein: MSVRRGLRTARRVLTLAAAAVLASALAAAVPAAPAVAAPGPSFTNPLVGAPNSADPSIVYSGGNWYYVATTWSSKIVMRRSSTMAGLKTAAEQTVFTLTAGPGCCTMWAPDLQWTGNRWYLYFSAEPSPGQGRRRTGVLESNGTDPLGPYTYRGILNLEPNGGWAIDGSVVRFNGYPDHFVYSAFRGGEQGLFIAPMSSPTQVSRNGARISSPGLSWERQGGAVNEGPYAVYNAGKTFLTYSASSCQTPDYKLGVLTWTGGDPMSASSWAKKSTPIFQRSDANGVYGPGHASFVRSPDNAETWVVYHANSSAGQGCGTTRTTRAQKIAWNSDGSPNLGVPVRTGTSIAGPSGDS; the protein is encoded by the coding sequence ATGTCAGTGCGAAGAGGTCTGAGAACGGCACGACGGGTGCTCACCCTCGCCGCCGCGGCCGTGCTCGCGTCCGCCCTGGCCGCGGCCGTGCCCGCCGCACCGGCGGTCGCGGCGCCCGGCCCGTCGTTCACCAACCCCCTCGTCGGCGCGCCGAACAGCGCGGACCCGTCGATCGTGTACAGCGGCGGCAACTGGTACTACGTGGCCACGACGTGGTCCTCGAAGATCGTCATGCGCCGGTCGTCCACCATGGCCGGGCTGAAGACCGCGGCCGAGCAGACGGTGTTCACCCTGACCGCCGGGCCCGGCTGCTGCACCATGTGGGCGCCGGACCTGCAGTGGACCGGCAACCGGTGGTACCTGTACTTCTCGGCGGAGCCGTCGCCGGGCCAGGGCCGGCGCCGGACCGGAGTGCTGGAGAGCAACGGCACGGACCCGCTGGGCCCCTACACCTACCGCGGCATCCTGAACCTGGAGCCCAACGGCGGGTGGGCGATCGACGGCAGCGTGGTCCGGTTCAACGGCTACCCCGACCACTTCGTCTACTCCGCGTTCCGCGGTGGTGAACAAGGGCTGTTCATCGCCCCGATGTCGTCGCCGACCCAGGTCTCGCGCAACGGCGCCCGGATCTCGTCCCCGGGGCTGTCGTGGGAGCGGCAGGGCGGCGCGGTCAACGAGGGCCCTTACGCCGTGTACAACGCCGGGAAGACCTTCCTGACCTACTCGGCCAGCTCCTGCCAGACGCCCGACTACAAGCTCGGCGTGCTGACCTGGACCGGCGGCGACCCGATGTCGGCGAGCTCGTGGGCGAAGAAGTCCACGCCCATCTTCCAGCGCAGTGACGCCAACGGCGTCTACGGCCCGGGGCACGCGTCCTTCGTCAGGTCTCCCGACAACGCCGAGACCTGGGTCGTCTACCACGCGAACTCCTCCGCCGGCCAAGGCTGCGGCACCACCCGCACCACGCGGGCGCAGAAGATCGCCTGGAACTCGGACGGCTCGCCCAACCTCGGCGTCCCCGTCCGCACCGGCACCTCGATCGCGGGTCCCTCGGGCGACTCGTGA
- a CDS encoding RICIN domain-containing protein → MASGARPPGPSPSSGSWRRLLIALAVTAVTAAVGLVVTAPSAGAATSQFRGVNWAVLGDNFSTGTLVVQGLSQSDSNATVRAKANALYDDMAATLGVNTVRLPINTHTVANTTWWNAYRGAIDAATERGFKVILAYWEDGAASGGRITNLAAWNTMWSSVTNTYGANGNVYFEPMNEPHGYSSADWRNVAANWLSYHTSAVPGRVLIGGTGYSQDLRDVCNDSRFNSTLLSFHHYAFFYSPMTYDAFRSHIQTRLGNCASRAVATEFGAPMSTGLNYADANSTDNFVRHIRAMAQVMRDNRMGGTYWPAIGGKPGDIGYDYYSMYSLSGSGTNLDLTVRNASGADRLRYAWGDSVTTPPPTYYRIDARHSGKAMDVQQPNTDNGARVGQYTYGGNAWQQWQFQDAGSGYWRIVSRHSGKCLDVVGASTADGAEIVQYTCGTGTNQQFQLVANGSYFQLKARHSGKCVDVPAASTADGVVLKQYTCNTGTNQQWSRTAV, encoded by the coding sequence ATGGCGTCCGGTGCTCGCCCACCAGGACCGTCCCCGAGCAGCGGGTCGTGGCGCCGGCTGCTGATCGCCCTCGCGGTGACCGCGGTGACCGCGGCGGTCGGGCTGGTGGTCACCGCGCCGTCGGCCGGTGCGGCCACCAGTCAGTTCCGCGGCGTGAACTGGGCGGTGCTGGGTGACAACTTCAGCACCGGCACGCTCGTGGTGCAGGGCCTGAGCCAGTCCGACAGCAACGCGACGGTGCGGGCCAAGGCCAACGCGCTGTACGACGACATGGCCGCGACGCTGGGCGTGAACACCGTGCGGTTGCCGATCAACACGCACACGGTGGCCAACACGACGTGGTGGAACGCCTACCGCGGCGCGATCGACGCGGCCACCGAGCGCGGGTTCAAGGTGATCCTGGCCTACTGGGAGGACGGGGCGGCCTCGGGCGGTCGGATCACGAACCTGGCGGCGTGGAACACGATGTGGTCCAGCGTGACCAACACCTACGGGGCCAACGGCAACGTGTACTTCGAGCCGATGAACGAGCCGCACGGCTACTCCTCGGCGGACTGGCGCAACGTCGCCGCGAACTGGCTGAGCTACCACACCTCCGCCGTGCCCGGTCGAGTGCTCATCGGCGGCACCGGCTACAGCCAGGACCTGCGGGACGTGTGCAACGACAGCCGTTTCAACTCCACGTTGTTGTCCTTCCACCACTACGCGTTCTTCTACAGCCCGATGACCTACGACGCCTTCCGCAGCCACATCCAGACCCGGCTGGGCAACTGCGCTTCCCGTGCGGTCGCGACCGAGTTCGGCGCGCCCATGTCCACCGGCCTGAACTACGCCGACGCGAACAGCACCGACAACTTCGTCCGCCACATCCGCGCCATGGCCCAGGTCATGCGGGACAACCGGATGGGCGGCACCTACTGGCCCGCCATCGGCGGCAAGCCCGGCGACATCGGCTACGACTACTACTCGATGTACTCGCTGAGCGGCAGCGGCACCAACCTCGACCTGACCGTCCGCAACGCCTCCGGGGCCGACCGGCTCCGCTACGCCTGGGGCGACAGCGTCACGACCCCGCCGCCGACGTACTACCGGATCGACGCGCGCCACAGCGGCAAGGCCATGGACGTCCAACAACCGAACACCGACAACGGCGCGCGCGTCGGCCAGTACACCTACGGCGGGAACGCCTGGCAGCAGTGGCAGTTCCAGGACGCGGGCAGCGGTTACTGGCGCATCGTCAGCCGGCACAGCGGCAAGTGCCTCGACGTGGTCGGCGCTTCCACCGCCGACGGGGCCGAGATCGTCCAGTACACCTGCGGCACCGGCACCAACCAGCAGTTCCAGCTGGTCGCCAACGGCAGCTACTTCCAGCTCAAGGCACGGCACAGCGGCAAGTGCGTCGACGTGCCCGCCGCCTCCACCGCCGACGGCGTGGTCCTCAAGCAGTACACCTGCAACACCGGCACCAACCAGCAGTGGTCGCGCACGGCCGTCTGA